The Pseudoalteromonas translucida KMM 520 genome segment AAAACTCAGCTTAATTTACTAAAACAGCTATCGCAATCAGGCAAGTCGTCATTAACCGAGTTAAAAGCTTTAGGCTTTAGTAAAAAAACCATTGATAGCTTAATAGATAAGGCACTCATAACGCAGTCAATTGAGCATGATAATCACTGGCAAAGTGTAGCCCCAACAGTGGGTAGCAAACCAACACTTAACAAAGAGCAAGCGGTAGCCTGCACCACAATTAATCAAAGCAGCGATTTTAGCAGTTTTTTATTAGAAGGTGTAACCGGTAGCGGCAAAACAGAAGTGTACTTACAATGTTTAGAAGAAGTACTAAAGCGCGGCGAACAAGCACTAGTATTAGTGCCCGAAATAGGCTTAACCCCGCAAACAGTTAACCGCTTTCGCCGCCGTTTTCCCGACACCCCCATTATGCTTTGGCATTCAGCTTTAACCGATAATGAACGCTTACAAACCTGGCGTTTTTGCGAAAAAGCCAGCTGCGCCATAGTAATAGGCACACGTTCGAGTATTTTTCTGCCATTTTTAAAGCTCGGCATGATAGTGGTTGATGAAGAGCATGACTCGTCTTTTAAACAGCAAGACACGCTGCGCTACCATGCCCGTGATTTAGCTGCGTATCGTGCATATCAGCATAAAATCCCGCTTATATTAGGCAGTGCAACACCGGCACTCGAAACTCTGCACAAAGCAATTAATAATAAATACCAACTGCTGAGCCTTACAGAGCGTGCGCAAACCGCTACCGATAACCAATTTAAATTACTCGATATGAAAGGCCAGCCCGACCAAGCAGGCATTGCGCATGCCAGCCTTGCTACCATGCGCCAACATTTAAAGCGCGGCAAACAAGTGATGGTGTTTTTAAATCGTCGTGGATTTTCGCCCACGTTAATTTGCCATGAATGTGGCTGGTTAAGCGAATGCAAGCGTTGCAGCACCAGCGCCACTTTTCATAAAGCGATTGGGCAAATGATTTGCCATCACTGTGGCGATCAATATCATGTTCCACACCAATGCCCCGACTGCGGTAGCACGCAAATTTTTCCTAATGGTAAAGGCACTGAGCAAATAGAAGAGTTTTTATCGAGTGAATTTCCACAAATTCCTGTTACACGTATCGACCGCGACTCTACTCGTCGTAAAGGCAGCCTTGAAAAAGCACTGGATGAAATAAACCTAGGCGGCGCGCGCATTTTAGTTGGCACGCAAATGTTAGCTAAAGGACATCACTTTGCCGATGTAAGTTTAGTGGTTATTTTAGACGTAGACAGCGGCTTGTACTCCTGTGATTTTAGAGCAACTGAGCATTTAGCCCAACTTGTTACGCAAGTGGCCGGACGTGCTGGGCGCTCAGGTGAGGCAGGCCAAGTGTTATTGCAAACACATTTTCCTGAGCACCCACTATTACAAGATTTGGTTAATAATGGTTATCAGGATTTTGCTCGCTTTGCATTGCGTGAACGTGAAGATGCAGACCTACCACCAATCACAAATATGGCCATTGTTCGCGCCCAAGGACACAATATAAAACAAGTCGTCGATTTTTTGACAGATTTGGTTCCAGTAAGCGGGGTAACTGGTATACAATTGCTCGGTCCAATACCTGCTCCTCTCGAAAAAGTAGCTGGTATGTATCGTTTTCAATTACACATTCAAGCGCAAGATCGCCGCGTATTGCACCAATATCTTGCGCAAATGGTTGATTATCTAAGCACTAGCAAACTTGCACAAAAAGTACGCTGGAGCCTAGACGTAGACCCTATAGACATGATTTAGGTTAAGGCCAAAATAAAGCTATGGCACAGCACGATTACATTAACAAAAAACCAGCAAACCGCAAAAAAGCGAAATCTGCACCCGCTAAAAAACCCTTTCCAATACTGTTAGTTTTAATTGTTACTTTATTGGTGGCAGGTTTTGCTTATGGCTTATGGTTTATTAAAAATAACGCCGATCCTGAGCTAGTTGAAAAACAAGCTAACCCTGTACCTACAACCCCTGTAGAAGTTGTTGTACCACGTACGCCTGCGTTTATTAAAGAAATTAGAAACCACGAAATTCAGGTTGAAGTAAAAGAACTTGAACAAAAAGGCCCTTACGTTATGCAGTGCGGCTCGTTTAGAACCTACCCGCAGGCTGAATCGTTAAAAGCTAAAATAGCCTTTGCAGGGCTTATTTCTGAAATAAAAGAGACCACAGGCAGCAGTGGCATTTGGTATAAAGTACGCTTAGGCCCTTATAAAACCAAGCGCCAAGCTGAGAGCGATAAAAATAAACTTAAACGTGTAAAAATAGTCGGCTGCGGAATTTGGGGCTGGACTTGAAAATAAACCATTCACCCATATAACCTCTTCATAATCGTTTTTTACGAGTTGCCCCTGCAGCTCGATGATGAGGAATAATATGACTACTATCGTAAGTGTACGCCGCGGCAACAATGTTGTAATTGGCGGCGACGGCCAAGTTTCGCTTGGTAATACAGTAATGAAGGGCAATGCCCGTAAAGTTCGACGCCTCTATAATGGCAAAGTAATTGCTGGCTTTGCCGGCGGTACTGCTGATGCCTTCACTCTTTTCGAACGCTTTGAAAGCAAACTAGAAATGCACCAAGGTAACCTCACTAAAGCCGCGGTTGAAATGGCCAAAGACTGGCGCAGCGATCGCGCTTTGCGCAAGCTCGAAGCGCTGCTTGCTGTAGCCGACGAAACGGCCTCTTTAATCATTACCGGTAATGGTGATGTAGTACAGCCA includes the following:
- the priA gene encoding primosomal protein N'; this encodes MYFVEVAIKVPLPRTFDYKVDSQLGEASAPLKPGMRVLVPFGNQRKVAVVLALKTTTEVPENKIKAIFEIIDDTPILSAEHIELLRFTARYYCYPLGETIHIALPSALRQGESPDKTSINMVALTEKGALLPSLKAKTQLNLLKQLSQSGKSSLTELKALGFSKKTIDSLIDKALITQSIEHDNHWQSVAPTVGSKPTLNKEQAVACTTINQSSDFSSFLLEGVTGSGKTEVYLQCLEEVLKRGEQALVLVPEIGLTPQTVNRFRRRFPDTPIMLWHSALTDNERLQTWRFCEKASCAIVIGTRSSIFLPFLKLGMIVVDEEHDSSFKQQDTLRYHARDLAAYRAYQHKIPLILGSATPALETLHKAINNKYQLLSLTERAQTATDNQFKLLDMKGQPDQAGIAHASLATMRQHLKRGKQVMVFLNRRGFSPTLICHECGWLSECKRCSTSATFHKAIGQMICHHCGDQYHVPHQCPDCGSTQIFPNGKGTEQIEEFLSSEFPQIPVTRIDRDSTRRKGSLEKALDEINLGGARILVGTQMLAKGHHFADVSLVVILDVDSGLYSCDFRATEHLAQLVTQVAGRAGRSGEAGQVLLQTHFPEHPLLQDLVNNGYQDFARFALREREDADLPPITNMAIVRAQGHNIKQVVDFLTDLVPVSGVTGIQLLGPIPAPLEKVAGMYRFQLHIQAQDRRVLHQYLAQMVDYLSTSKLAQKVRWSLDVDPIDMI
- a CDS encoding SPOR domain-containing protein, with the protein product MAQHDYINKKPANRKKAKSAPAKKPFPILLVLIVTLLVAGFAYGLWFIKNNADPELVEKQANPVPTTPVEVVVPRTPAFIKEIRNHEIQVEVKELEQKGPYVMQCGSFRTYPQAESLKAKIAFAGLISEIKETTGSSGIWYKVRLGPYKTKRQAESDKNKLKRVKIVGCGIWGWT
- the hslV gene encoding ATP-dependent protease subunit HslV: MTTIVSVRRGNNVVIGGDGQVSLGNTVMKGNARKVRRLYNGKVIAGFAGGTADAFTLFERFESKLEMHQGNLTKAAVEMAKDWRSDRALRKLEALLAVADETASLIITGNGDVVQPENDLIAIGSGGNFAQSAATALLENTDLSAREIVEKSLTIAGNICVFTNDFQTIEEL